A genomic window from Camelina sativa cultivar DH55 chromosome 2, Cs, whole genome shotgun sequence includes:
- the LOC104718829 gene encoding eukaryotic translation initiation factor 3 subunit A-like (The sequence of the model RefSeq protein was modified relative to this genomic sequence to represent the inferred CDS: added 70 bases not found in genome assembly), translating to MANFAKPENALKRADELINVGQKQDALQALHDLITSKRYRAWQKPLEKIMFKYLDLCVDLKRGRFAKDGLIQYRIVCQQVNVSSLEEVIKHFLHLATEKAEQARSQADALEEALDVDDLEADRKPEDLQLSIVSGEKGKDRSDRELVTPWFKFLWETYRTVLEILRNNSKLEALYAMTAHKAFQFCKQYKRTTEFRRLCEIIRNHLANLNKYRDQRDRPDLSAPESLQLYLDTRFDQLKVATELGLWQEAFRSVEDIYGLMCMVKKTPKSSLLMVYYSKLTEIFWISSSHLYHAYAWFKLFSLQKNFNKNLSQKDLQLIASSVVLAALSIPPFDRAQSASHMELENEKERNLRMANLIGFNLEPKFEGRDMLSRAALLSELVSRGVLSCASQEVKDLFHVLEHEFHPLDLGSKIQPLLEKISKSGGKLSSAPSLPEVQLSQYVPSLEKLATLRLLQQVSRIYQTIRIEGLSQLVPFFEFSVVEKISVDAVKNNFVAMKVDHMKGVVIFGNLGIESDGLRDHLAVFAESLSKVRAMLYPVPSKASKLGGILPNLADTVEKEHKRLLARKSIIEKRKEDQERQQLEMEREEEQKRLKLQKLTEEAEQKRLAAELAERRKQRILREIEEKEFEEAQALLEDREKRTKKGKKKPLLDGEKVTKQTVMERALTEQLKERQEMEKKLQKLAKTMDYLERAKREEAAPLIEASYQRRLVEEREFYEREQQREVELSRERHESDLKEKKRLSRMLDNKEIFQAQVISRRQAEFDRIRAEREERISQTIQARKQERDIKRKQIYYMNIEEERITKLQEEEEARKQEEAERKKKEAAEHKAKLDEMAEKQKQREREADEKEKLRREALSRGTDAPARHAEPTVTPAATAPAPASASGSGPGKYVPKWKRQTTEVSSPTAPTAAPTPSEPERWTSRGPPPADDHWGSSRGGPPAERGWGSGPRGSDRPGGDAWRSSDERRSTYGSSRPRPAQR from the exons ATGGCGAATTTTGCCAAACCGGAGAATGCATTGAAGCGTGCTGATG aattgATCAATGTTGGACAGAAACAAGATGCCCTTCAGGCGCTTCATGATCTCATTACTTCCAAGAGATACAGAGCTTGGCAGAAACCTCTTGAAAAGATCATGTTTAAGTATCTTGATCTTTGTGTTGACTTGAAGAGAGGTCGATTCGCCAAGGATGGATTGATCCAGTATCGTATTGTTTGCCAGCAAGTGAATGTCAGTTCCTTGGAGGAAGTTATCAAGCACTTCCTTCATCTTGCTACCGAGAAAGCTGAGCAAGCTCGTTCTCAGGCCGATGCTCTTGAGGAGGCCCTTGATGTCGATGACCTTGAAGCTGATAGAAAGCCTGAGGATTTGCAGCTGAGTATTGTCAGTGGGGAGAAGGGGAAAGATAGATCTGACCGTGAGTTGGTCACCCCATGGTTCAAGTTCTTGTGGGAGACGTACAGGACAGTCCTCGAGATATTGCGAAACAACTCAAAGTTGGAAGCACTTTATGCG ATGACAGCACATAAAGCATTCCAGTTCTGCAAGCAGTACAAGCGAACAACAGAGTTCCGTAGGCTTTGTGAAATTATAAGAAATCATTTGGCAAACCTGAACAAGTACAGAGACCAAAGGGATCGGCCTGACTTATCAGCCCCTGAGAGCTTGCAGTTGTATCTGGACACAAGATTTGATCAGTTGAAAGTGGCTACCGAGCTTGGACTTTGGCag gaagcTTTTCGCTCTGTAGAAGATATCTATGGATTAATGTGCATGGTCAAAAAAACGCCCAAGTCATCTTTATTGATGGTTTATTATTCCAAATTGACTGAGATCTTCTGGATCTCTTCTAGCCATCTTTATCATGCGTATGCGTGGTTTAAGCTGTTTAGTCTGCAGAAAAATTTCAATAAGAATTTAAGCCAAAAGGATTTGCAGCTAATAGCATCATCTGTTGTCTTGGCGGCATTGTCCATTCCACCGTTTGATCGGGCTCAGAGTGCATCCCATATGGAACTCGAGAATGAGAAAGAACGCAATTTGAGGATGGCCAACCTCATTGGATTCAATCTTGAACCTAAATTTGAGGGCAGAGATATG CTTTCCAGGGCAGCTCTTCTGTCAGAGTTG GTCTCAAGAGGTGTTCTGAGCTGTGCATCTCAGGAGGTCAAAGATCTTTTCCATGTTTTAGAGCATGAATTTCATCCACTTGATCTTGGCTCTAAGATTCAGCCTTTGCTGGAAAAGATCTCCAAATCTGGTGGGAAACTATCCTCAGCTCCTTCTTTACCAGAAGTACAACTTTCCCAATATGTTCCCTCTCTGGAGAAGCTTGCTACACTGAGGCTACTTCAACAG GTGTCTAGGATTTATCAGACCATAAGAATTGAGGGTTTATCTCAGTTGGTACCCTTCTTTGAATTCTCAGTGGTAGAGAAAATATCTGTTGATGCTGTAAAGAACAATTTTGTTGCCATGAAAGTTGATCACATGAAAGGTGTtgtaatttttggaaatttg GGTATTGAGTCTGATGGACTGAGGGATCATTTGGCTGTTTTTGCTGAGTCTTTGAGCAAAGTAAGAGCTATGCTGTACCCTGTCCCGAGTAAAGCATCAAAACTTGGTGGCATACTACCAAATTTAGCGGATACTGTTGAGAAAGAACACAAAAGACTGCTTGCTCGGAAATCAATCATTGAAAAGAGGAAGGAAGATCAAGAGCGTCAGCAACTAGAAATG GAACGTGAAGAGGAGCAGAAACGGCTTAAGCTTCAGAAGCTAACTGAGGAGGCAGAACAAAAGAGACTTGCAGCAGAGCTTGCagagagaaggaaacaaagGATCCTTAGGGAGATAGAGGAGAAGGAATTTGAAGAGGC AAGGTGACAAAACAAACTGTGATGGAGAGGGCCTTAACTGAGCAGCTCAAGGAAAGGCAAGAAATGGAGAAGAAGCTCCAAAAACTTGCCAAAACTATGGATTATTTGGAAagagcaaagagagaagaggcTGCTCCATTGATTGAAGCTTCATATCAGCGAAGACTGGTAGAGGAAAGAGAATTTTATGAGCGCGAACAACAG CGTGAAGTTGAACTGAGTCGAGAGCGTCATGAGAGTGacttgaaggagaaaaagaggTTGTCCAGAATGTTGGATAATAAG GAAATATTCCAAGCGCAAGTGATAAGTCGTCGACAAGCAGAGTTTGACAGAATAAGGGCAGAGAGAGAGGAGCGTATCAGCCAAACAATTCAAGCTAGGAAGCAAGAACGGGATATTAAGAGGAagcaaatatattatatgaatattgaagaagaaagaattacAAAGCTgcaggaagaagaggaagctcGCAAGCAGGAAG AAGCtgagaggaagaaaaaggaagcaGCTGAACACAAAGCAAAGTTGGATGAAATGGCTGAGAagcaaaagcagagagagagagaagcggaTGAAAAAGAGAAGCTGAGGCGAGAAGCCCTGTCGAGGGGAACTGATGCACCTGCTCGCCATGCAGAGCCTACTGTTACTCCTGCTGCTACAGCACCAGCGCCAGCATCGGCATCAGGTTCAGGTCCGGGCAAATATGTTCCTAAATGGAAGCGCCAGACTACTGAAGTCTCATCTCCAACAGCCCCAACAGCAGCACCAACACCGTCAGAACCTGAACGCTGGACCAGCCGTGGACCACCTCCAGCAGATGACCACTGGGGAAGCAGCAGAGGTGGACCTCCAGCTGAAAGAGGTTGGGGTTCTGGTCCTAGAGGCAGTGACCGCCCAGGTGGTGATGCTTGGCGCAGCAGTGATGAACGCCGTTCCACATATGGAAGCTCCAGGCCTAGGCCAGCACAGCGTTGa